Proteins encoded by one window of Panicum virgatum strain AP13 chromosome 7N, P.virgatum_v5, whole genome shotgun sequence:
- the LOC120683085 gene encoding peroxidase 44-like translates to MRNVHEDICVSTVWFSAVDAAKRALEAACPGAVSCADALALAARDAVELLGGRRYDVALGRRDGTRSDPWEVDLPAPFARLDDVLAYFAARGFSAEETVVLFGAHTVGGAHCSSFRYRLTRPDSGGAMDETLRRDMLDTCAAADLPLDTDPAAFFDPDTPFTVDNNYYAQLMSNRTLLQVDQGAATHPDTAPHVAYYAASPGAFLQRFSEARAKLSNTSVLEGDAGEVRKVCSRYNT, encoded by the exons ATGAGGAACGTTCATGAAGATATTTGTG TGTCAACAGTATGGTTCagcgccgtcgacgccgccaaGCGCGCGCTCGAGGCCGCCTGCCCGGGTGCCGTCTCCTGCGCCgacgcgctcgcgctcgcggcCCGGGACGCCGTCGAGCTCCTCGGTGGCCGCCGCTACGACGTCGCGCTGGGGCGCCGCGACGGCACGCGGTCCGATCCCTGGGAGGTCGACCTGCCCGCGCCCTTCGCCAGGCTCGACGACGTGCTCGCCTACTTCGCCGCGAGGGGCTTCTCCGCCGAGGAGACCGTCGTGCTCTTCGGCGCCCACACCGTCGGCGGCGCGCACTGCTCCTCCTTCCGCTACCGCCTCACCAGGCccgacagcggcggcgccatggacgaGACCCTCCGCCGCGACATGCTCgacacctgcgccgccgccgacctgcCGCTGGACACCGACCCGGCCGCTTTCTTCGACCCCGACACGCCGTTCACCGTCGACAACAACTACTACGCGCAGCTCATGAGCAACAGGACGCTGCTGCAGGTCGACCAGGGGGCCGCTACGCACCCCGACACCGCGCCGCACGTCGCCTACTACGCGGCCAGCCCCGGCGCCTTCCTGCAGAGGTTCTCCGAGGCCAGGGCCAAGCTCAGCAACACCAGCGTGCTCGAGGGCGACGCGGGCGAGGTCAGGAAGGTCTGCTCGAGGTACAACACTTGA
- the LOC120682980 gene encoding uncharacterized protein C594.04c-like yields the protein MAGGNLKNLVVALLVPLPSIFFYLSFVRPGGDADADAGPLTSWCAEHPLLLANILFFLNVNVLFWLVGLLLSNHWLIDLYWTVIPVMQLHYYRGHPASVADAARSAVALALTWVWSARLTHNYLRREGWEFGKREDWRFNEMRGQYGKTWWWMSFFTVYLSQQVFLIGICLPMYAIYSSNQPWGIWDVMATATCIAGIVIAHFADTQLHKFVTMNDKLKQLGEPTVPTLEDGLWRYSRHPNYFGEQLWWWGLYLFAWNLGQQWMFVGPLVNSMCLGYVTVLVERRMLKQEHRAEAYKLYQRRTSVWIPWFRKSVPELKQKET from the exons atggccggcggcaacCTCAAGAACTTGGTCGTCGCCCTCCTCGTCCCGCTCCCGTCCATCTTCTTCTACCTCTCCTTCGTCCGCCCCGGGGGCGATGCCGATGCCGATGCCGGCCCGCTCACCTCGTGGTGCGCCGAGCACCCGCTCCTCCTGGCgaacatcctcttcttcctcaacgTCAACGTGCTCTTCTGGCTCGTCGGACTCCTACTCTCCAACCACTGG CTCATCGACCTGTACTGGACCGTCATCCCGGTGATGCAGCTGCACTACTACCGGGGCCACCCGGCGTCCGTGGCGGACGCGGCGAGGTCCGCGGTGGCCCTGGCGCTCACCTGGGTGTGGAGCGCCAGGCTCACGCACAACTACCTGCGCCGCGAGGGCTGGGAGTTtggcaagagggaggactggaGGTTCAACGAGATGCGGGGGCAGTATGGCAAGACCTGGTGGTGGATGTCATTCTTCACCGTCTACCTCTCCCAGCAG GTGTTCCTGATCGGCATCTGCCTGCCGATGTACGCCATCTACTCAAGCAACCAGCCGTGGGGTATCTGGGATGTCATGGCGACCGCCACCTGCATTGCTGGAATTGTTATCGCTCACTTCGCCGACACCCAGCTGCACAAGTTCGTGACCATGAATGACAAACTGAAGCAGCTGGGCGAGCCAACTGTACCAACCCTTGAGGACGGCCTGTGGCGGTACTCGCGCCACCCTAACTACTTCGGCGAGCAGCTCTGGTGGTGGGGGTTGTATCTCTTCGCCTGGAACCTGGGCCAGCAATGGATGTTCGTGGGGCCCCTTGTCAACAGCATGTGCCTTGGCTATGTCACGGTGCTTGTGGAGCGGCGCATGCTGAAGCAGGAGCACCGAGCTGAGGCCTACAAGCTGTACCAGAGGAGGACCTCTGTGTGGATCCCCTGGTTCAGGAAGTCTGTCCCAGAACTGAAGCAGAAGGAGACCTAA